TTATGAAGACCTTCTCCTCCACGGGGATCAGCACGTTGAAAATCCTGTCCTCCATCCCCATGGTGGCTATCCGCTGCTCCAGGTTGGCCTTCACCTTATTCTCGTAACCAGAGTAGGTCTGAACTATGTACCAGCGTCTCTTATCGTCTTTCATCAGCCAAAAGGGGGCTTGCCCGCCCCCTCCTCCTGTGATTTTATGAAGGCTAACGGACCACTCCGCGCAAAAGGGCGGTCAGAACCGCATCCACCAACCCAAGGTACGCGGAAACAGCGAAGGTAACAAAAAGAACAACCAAGGTGGAGTACCAGACCTGCTGCCTGGTGGGCCAAGAAACCTTCTTAAGCTCCCCCCTGGCCTCCCTCAAGAAACCCATGACCCTGTCCACACCTTCGCCCCCCTGATCAAGCAAAAAAGTGGCAGGCCCGGAAGGATTCGAACCTTCAACCCCCGCATTTGGAGTGCGGTGCTCTAGCCAGTTCGAGCTACGGACCTGCACGCACGGTGTATTTTACACTACTTCGTCTCCTTGTGCAAGG
This genomic stretch from Thermanaerothrix sp. harbors:
- the secE gene encoding preprotein translocase subunit SecE, translating into MDRVMGFLREARGELKKVSWPTRQQVWYSTLVVLFVTFAVSAYLGLVDAVLTALLRGVVR